The proteins below are encoded in one region of Triticum aestivum cultivar Chinese Spring chromosome 1B, IWGSC CS RefSeq v2.1, whole genome shotgun sequence:
- the LOC123145476 gene encoding golgin candidate 5: MAWWSDKLSLGGLQDIAGAVNKISESVKNIEKNFDSALGLEEKRDDADEGSGSRTSNSDGIGFFNPVMAFMGHNGEESSTEVSEKQLSPKHSPALEENHRVTTEPPTSDADASEVPVTTQSPKQPSELQENVSSSAESHVSKADGSEQSVAPQSPTRSSAAEDKHDGSTEVPASEGGTSEVSETAQSSTYPSVAEETYSGSVETSNLVEKETQGHQDTEYSDTNEEALLSQPGGSVRDIPDDSMSSPNKLDQSSVMGTEESVDAGNEVTDDGNTSRSQSADSMVASSDDVNETKVNIVQEGDVQKETISPPESSDIADKASHGEVKVHDGETNTAQNGEENDQTEAHAVSAVENEDNATAKLENVSSKSIIVDNDSDLQNELVPAVAYNPVGPVEVDSHANDSRKEEKIQDSVTTTNSLESVGSVVELEKLKRDMKMMEAALQGAARQSQSKADEIARLMNENEQLKSTINELKGNKSVEEEMDALKDEYHQRVATLERKVYALTKERDTLRREQNKKSDAAALLKEKDEIITQVMAEGEELSRKQAAQEATIRKLRAQIREFEEEKQRLNSKIQVEETKVESIKRDKAATEKLLQETIERNQSELAAQKEFYTNALNAAKEAEALAESRVNTEAKVELESRLREACEKENMLINTIEELRNALTRQEQEAAFREERLKRDHDDLQKRYQASELRYNELVTQVPESTRPLLRQIEAMQESAARREEAWAGVERTLNSRLQEAEAKAAASEEKERSINERLSQNLSRITVLETQITILRTEQTQLSRSLEKERQRASESRQEYLANKEEAALQEGRAKQLEEEIKELRARHKKELQEAAEHRGLLEKDLEREKAARAELEKTSSRDLPKIPLPDQTKNAPQRKLSSVSSMEESHFLQASLDLSDSTSLERRMSADSNMSYYLRSMTPSAFESALRQKDGELASYMSRLASLESIRNSLAEELVKLTEQCEKLRNEAAALPGLKAELEALKQRHFHALELMGERDEELEELRNDIVDLKDMYREQVDLLVSQLHTLGARV, from the exons ATGGCGTGGTGGTCGGACAAGCTGTCGCTGGGCGGGCTGCAGGACATCGCCGGGGCCGTCAACAAGATCAGCGAGAGCgtcaagaacatcgagaagaacttCGACAGCGCGCTCGGCCTCGAGGAGAAGCGCGACGACGCGGACGAAG GATCAGGATCCCGTACATCTAACTCTGATGGAATTGGATTCTTTAATCCTGTCATGGCATTCATGGGACATAATGGCGAGGAGAGTTCTACGGAAGTATCAGAAAAGCAACTATCACCAAAACATTCACCGGCACTAGAAGAAAATCATAGGGTCACCACCGAGCCACCTACATCTGATGCAGATGCCTCTGAAGTACCAGTAACAACACAATCTCCAAAGCAGCCTTCAGAATTACAAGAAAACGTAAGCAGCTCCGCTGAGTCACATGTATCTAAGGCGGATGGTTCTGAGCAGTCTGTAGCACCACAATCTCCAACACGTTCTTCAGCAGCAGAAGATAAGCATGATGGCTCCACTGAGGTACCTGCATCTGAGGGGGGCACTTCTGAAGTATCAGAGACAGCACAGTCCTCAACATATCCATCTGTAGCAGAAGAAACTTATAGTGGATCTGTTGAGACCAGTAACTTAGTTGAGAAGGAAACCCAGGGTCATCAAGACACTGAATATTCTGATACTAATGAAGAAGCTTTACTGAGTCAGCCTGGTGGGTCTGTTAGGGACATACCTGATGATAGCATGTCTTCACCTAACAAGTTGGATCAATCAAGTGTTATGGGAACAGAAGAATCTGTGGATGCTGGAAATGAAGTCACTGATGATGGGAACACCTCGCGGTCACAATCAGCAGATTCCATGGTTGCCAGTTCAGATGATGTAAATGAAACTAAGGTGAACATCGTTCAAGAAGGTGATGTCCAAAAAGAAACAATCAGCCCACCGGAGAGCAGTGATATCGCTGACAAAGCCAGTCATGGGGAAGTCAAAGTACATGATGGCGAAACTAATACAGCCCAGAATGGGGAAGAGAACGATCAAACAGAAGCACATGCTGTATCTGCTGTTGAAAATGAGGACAATGCAACGGCGAAGCTTGAAAACGTTAGCTCAAAGTCAATAATTGTGGATAATGATTCAGACTTGCAAAATGAGTTGGTACCAGCTGTTGCATACAATCCTGTCGGTCCAGTAGAAGTTGATTCTCATGCAAATGATTCGCGAAAAGAGGAAAAAATTCAGGACTCTGTTACAACCACAAATTCTCTGGAATCTGTTGGTTCTGTTGTTGAACTCGAGAAACTAAAACGTGACATGAAGATGATGGAAGCTGCATTGCAAGGTGCTGCAAGACAGTCCCAG TCCAAAGCTGATGAAATTGCTCGACTGATGAATGAGAACGAGCAACTGAAATCAACAATTAATGAGCTGAAG GGTAATAAGTCGGTTGAGGAAGAAATGGATGCGCTTAAGGATGAATATCACCAACGTGTAGCTACTCTTGAAAGGAAG GTGTATGCACTAACCAAAGAACGAGATACATTAAGGAGAGAGCAAAATAAGAAAAGTGATGCAGCCGCTCTTTTGAAAGAAAAGGACGAGATTATCACTCAGGTCATGGCTGAAG GAGAAGAGCTATCGAGAAAGCAGGCTGCTCAAGAAGCTACAATACGAAAACTGAGAGCACAG ATTCGTGAGTTTGAAGAAGAGAAACAAAGGTTGAACTCAAAGATCCAG GTTGAGGAGACAAAGGTTGAGAGTATTAAAAGAGACAAGGCAGCAACTGAGAAGTTGCTACAAGAAACAATAGAAAGAAATCAAAGTGAGCTTGCAGCTCAGAAGGAGTTCTACACAAATGCTCTTAATGCAGCGAAAGAGGCTGAGGCATTGGCTGAATCAAGAGTCAACACAGAAGCCAAAGTTGAGCTCGAGAGCCGTTTAAGAGAAGCTTGTGAAAAAGAAAATATGCTGATTAACACAATTGAGGAGTTGAGGAATGCTCTCACCAGACAAGAACAGGAG GCTGCTTTCAGGGAAGAACGGTTAAAAAGAGATCATGACGATCTTCAAAAGCGCTATCAG GCCAGTGAACTTCGTTATAATGAACTGGTCACACAAGTTCCTGAGTCGACAAGGCCACTCCTAAGGCAAATAGAAGCCATGCAG GAGTCAGCTGCTCGAAGGGAAGAAGCTTGGGCTGGTGTGGAGAGAACCTTGAACTCTCGCCTTCAG gaagcggaggcgaaagcTGCTGCCTCAGAAGAAAAGGAGCGTTCTATAAATGAGAGACTGTCACAAAATTTATCCCGCATAACTGTCCTGGAGACCCAG ATTACAATTCTTAGGACAGAACAGACACAGCTGAGCCGATCTCTTGAAAAGGAGAGACAAAGAGCATCTGAAAGTAGACAGGAGTACCTAGCAAATAAGGAGGAGGCGGCATTACAAGAAGGACGCGCCAAACAGCTTGAAGAAGAAATAAAGGAGCTTAGAGCCAGGCACAAAAAGGAGCTGCAAGAAGCAGCAGAACACAGGGGTCTGCTTGAGAAG GACCTTGAAAGGGAAAAGGCTGCCAGGGCAGAACTTGAGAAAACATCTTCCCGCGACTTACCTAAAATTCCACTTCCAGATCAAACAA AAAATGCTCCCCAAAGAAAGCTCTCTAGTGTCAGTAGTATGGAAGAAAGCCACTTCCTTCAAGCATCATTGGACTTGTCAGATAGTACTTCGTTGGAGAGGAGAATGTCTGCAGACAGTAATATGTCATACTATCTGAGGAGCATGACTCCAAGTGCTTTTGAATCAGCACTCCGTCAAAAGGATGGAGAATTGGCTTCTTACATGTCACGCTTG GCCTCACTGGAATCTATTCGGAATTCCCTGGCAGAGGAGTTGGTAAAACTGACAGAACAA TGTGAAAAGTTGCGGAATGAAGCTGCTGCTCTGCCTGGCCTAAAGGCTGAACTGGAAGCACTGAAACAAAGACACTTTCACGCTCTAGAACTTATGGGGGAACGTGATGAAGAG TTGGAAGAGTTACGAAATGATATTGTTGACCTAAAGGACATGTACAGAGAACAAGTGGATCTTCTTGTTAGCCAG CTCCACACGTTGGGCGCCCGTGTATAG